The Arachis hypogaea cultivar Tifrunner chromosome 14, arahy.Tifrunner.gnm2.J5K5, whole genome shotgun sequence DNA window GTTATACTCAATTTAATTAACATTCATAATTATTTGTGTGCAAAAAAAGACAAAATGGATATGTTCATAGCATTAACATAACAATTTTATATGCTAGTACAATGTAACTAAAAGTTAAAAAATGCTTTTTACTCGCCTTTAATATTTCCTCTAATTCTTCCCAGAGATCTCCACGAACACAACATCGAACCAGGGACAGATAAGTTAATGTGTTCGGAATGCAATTCTGGTCAACCATATGCTGATACACTTGCAGAGCAATTGTTGGCTTCCTTGCAAGCTCACAGGTCCTGATAACAAGATTATACGACATTGTCAAATCAGACATTTCAGAAGCTTCCATCTGCCACAGAATTTCTAGAGCTTTATCCCATAACCGAAGCTTGGAGCAGGACATCAAAACAGTATTGTATAAACGTACATTGAACTGAGACGCTTCCGTTTTTTTAACCATCTCAAAAAGCTGCAGAGCTTCATGATGCCTATTAGCCTTGTTAAGAGAACTAAGTAGTGCACTGAATGTATATGCATCTGGTTTATGGCCCAACAATTTCATTGTATTATAGACCTGATATGCTTGTTTGAGTTCTCCAGCCCTTCCAAGCGAGTTAATCAATGCATTGCATGCAATAATGTTTGGCTTAAGTTCACTCTTCAACATTTTCTGAAAGACATTTGATGCAGCATCCCATTTTCCCTCCTTCGCGTATACACTAACTATGGCGTTCAATGTGTTGCTTTCTGGTACAAATCCATTCTGAATCATCTCATGGTAAGCATAAAGGGTAAGCTCACTCTGACCGCGTCGTGCAAAACTAGTGACCAATAGTCGATATGTAACTTCGGTTCCTACACATCCATTTGCCTTCATATCACTCCACACCCTCTCTATCTCACTCCAATTGCCAACCCTTCTGCAAATTGATATCATAGTGTTGtaaacaattgcatcaaaatcCTTTCTCACATCGCATTCGCTTTCTAGTTCTCTAAAGAAATTTATGGCCGAGTCACAACCTTGAGCTTTTACCTGTGCCATAAGAATCAAGCTATAAGTATGCCCAGTAGTAATCTTCCAAGTTCTCGTGAACCTGAACACCTTGAAGCAATCGTCAAGCCACCCATGTCTCATAAGGCTAGACATAAGAGAATTACAAGCATGGATATTCGGACAAAGGCCTGATAATTCCATAGACCTAAAATATTCCATTGCACTTCTAATCTTGTTAGTTCTACTAAGCACCAAAATCCTATTAGAAAGAACATTCTCATCCGTTTCCTCCAAATAAAGAGCTCTTTGCTCATTCACAAGTCCCTTCTCTTTCGAAGCTGACCGAGTAACATCGACAATTCGAGAATGCCAGTGCCTAGAACCTTCCACTTCTCCCCAGGGTGGTAAATCCTTCTTGCCTACAAAAGATGCATCAATTCCTTCTCTTCCTTCAAcatcatcttcatcctcatcttcatcttcatcatcatcatcatcattattgagCACAAAAGATTCATCAGCTTCTCTCCCTCcatcatcaatatcatcatcatttttgtcttcttcttctactacttttacTTCTACTTCTCCCCATGGAGGCAAATGATTCTTTGAAACAAACGAACTAtaatttttttctccttcttcaaaATATTCCTCTTCATAAccattaacatattcttcttcatcatcattatcatcaacatattgttcttcctcctcttcttcagaaAGACCAAATTCAAAACTATTAGCCATGTCCTTAGACAATTGTGGGGACCCAGTTGACCTAACTGAAAGCACACAAACCTTTTGTTGTGACATCATGGAATCAATGTTGCTAATAAGGTTGTTGTGTGTTCTTGTTAAGTAAGGAATTGTTTGAAATTGGGCATTATTACCAAGAAAGGGTTTGTGAATGCAACAAGTAAGAGGCTTTTGACACTGAAATAGCAAATTCAACATAATAATAACAACGGTTACCTGAAATATACATTAAACAAATGTAATTAGTGAAATATAACAAACCAAAACGAAAGGATGAAGTTAAAAGAGGTACCTTTAGGAACGAAACAATCGAACTGAACAGAACAGAGTATACAACATTCAAAAAGCAGAGGAACGAAACCAAACCAGAATGAAAACGCTGCGTTTtggagtgaagaagaagaagattgagGCTGAAGCTGAAGTCCAATGCCTACTAAAGCATAGATATTTTAATATGAAGGGGAAATTAAACAATTTCTTATAAATTTAATTGCAcatttaaattaatttcttatattttttttgcacaatatcatttaaaattttaccttatataatcaatttattaaaatatttgaatCTTGTGTTAATATTTTATTGGTTAATATATAGATAATGAATATTATTTTACAAAAGAAAATTATGCACTAACCTTTCTTATATTCCTATTATATATGatatagaaatataaattatataaacttaatttttatacactgataataaaaatttttttacacaAATATGAAATACCTAATCATATATTGTCACATCATAAAAAATGGTATATCAAAATCACATGAAAAGCATGCATAGTCTTCAAATTTTATAACTTCAAATAAACAGTTAGAAACTAACTATGCTCTGAAGAATAACTTAACATATAACTCATAAACATTGAATCATAGGAAATGCGTTTATTCTTACTCCTAAAGACCATTAATTAATGATAATCAAACCATAAATCTTAACAGTTTACACACTCTTCACAATTACTGAATAATGTTAAAAGCAAGCTTATTATCCCAACTGTACTTAATTTCTCCAAAAACATGTCACATTATTTTAGGCCTTCAATGATGCCAAAAGATGAATCAACATCCAACTTTGATGAACTTAGGTGGGTGATTAAAATCCGCGAAATCCTTGATGAAGATCTAGATTATGGTGATGAGTTATCTGTATCAATCTTCAATGTTCCTAAGACCCTTATGGCCATTCATCAAGATTCATATATTCCTCAACAAGTTGCAATTGGACCTTACCATTATTGGCGCCAAGAGCTATATGAAATGGAGAGGTACAAGCTTGCGGCCGCGAAACGGTTCCAAAATCAGCTGCAAAGCCTTAAATTGGAGCATATTGTTGTCCAATTGATAAGGTTTGAACATAGGATTCGCGGGTGCTACCATAAGTACTTGAATGTTAACGGCGAAACGTTGGCGTGGATGATGGTAGTTGATGCTGCATTCTTGTTAGAGTTTCTTCAAATTTTTGCTAACCATGATGGAACAATGACAATAGGAGTTTCTTCAAGAATGTCTCACTTGTTGGATTATGCAGGTAGAAAATTAGCTCACAATGCAATCTTGAAGGATATTGTGATGCTTGAAAATCAAATCCCATTATTTGTATTGAGAAAGATGTTGGAGTTCAAATTCTCATCACTACAGTTAGCAGATGACATGCTATTTTCAATGTTCATAGGATTGTTTAAAGATCTTTCGCCTTTTTCGCCCATGGAGGAGGAGGACTATCCCCAAATCCTTGTCTCAGAATGTGCACATCTTCTAGATTTTTTGTATGACATGATTGTGCCTAAATTGGAAGAACAATCCGATCCAGCAGAATCAGAGGATCGACATAAAGATGGCGAGCGCCACGAAAATTCGTTAGTGAACTATGCTAAGCAATTTCTATTTGGGGTTTGGAA harbors:
- the LOC112743388 gene encoding putative UPF0481 protein At3g02645, with protein sequence MSHYFRPSMMPKDESTSNFDELRWVIKIREILDEDLDYGDELSVSIFNVPKTLMAIHQDSYIPQQVAIGPYHYWRQELYEMERYKLAAAKRFQNQLQSLKLEHIVVQLIRFEHRIRGCYHKYLNVNGETLAWMMVVDAAFLLEFLQIFANHDGTMTIGVSSRMSHLLDYAGRKLAHNAILKDIVMLENQIPLFVLRKMLEFKFSSLQLADDMLFSMFIGLFKDLSPFSPMEEEDYPQILVSECAHLLDFLYDMIVPKLEEQSDPAESEDRHKDGERHENSLVNYAKQFLFGVWKMISRLVEASISCIKMFLTCRAMKVIFRVPWTIISNLPGFGIIKQPVEYLFFNQDKEPTKNEENGNLSSNINKSPLMEEITIPSVTELTKSGVSFIAANGNISTIRFDVKTKTLYLPKVGLDINTEVLLRNLVAYEASNSSGPLVFTRYTELMNGIIDTEEDAKILREKGVILNHLKSDEEVANLWNGMSKSIKLTRVPLLDKAIEDVNQYYNGRVSIKVWKFVKVYVFGSWQFLTFLAAIFLLFLISLQVFFTFYKFIKA
- the LOC112744666 gene encoding pentatricopeptide repeat-containing protein At3g29290; its protein translation is MANSFEFGLSEEEEEEQYVDDNDDEEEYVNGYEEEYFEEGEKNYSSFVSKNHLPPWGEVEVKVVEEEDKNDDDIDDGGREADESFVLNNDDDDDEDEDEDEDDVEGREGIDASFVGKKDLPPWGEVEGSRHWHSRIVDVTRSASKEKGLVNEQRALYLEETDENVLSNRILVLSRTNKIRSAMEYFRSMELSGLCPNIHACNSLMSSLMRHGWLDDCFKVFRFTRTWKITTGHTYSLILMAQVKAQGCDSAINFFRELESECDVRKDFDAIVYNTMISICRRVGNWSEIERVWSDMKANGCVGTEVTYRLLVTSFARRGQSELTLYAYHEMIQNGFVPESNTLNAIVSVYAKEGKWDAASNVFQKMLKSELKPNIIACNALINSLGRAGELKQAYQVYNTMKLLGHKPDAYTFSALLSSLNKANRHHEALQLFEMVKKTEASQFNVRLYNTVLMSCSKLRLWDKALEILWQMEASEMSDLTMSYNLVIRTCELARKPTIALQVYQHMVDQNCIPNTLTYLSLVRCCVRGDLWEELEEILKRTMPNATLYNAAVQGMCLRHKVNLANKVYAKMLEKNLQPDIRTQVLMHSMLRK